From Oceaniferula marina, a single genomic window includes:
- a CDS encoding DUF5703 domain-containing protein produces MTKKLFSLLPCLPLILGGTLSAAPDQNTPNYDVVWDSPSANASGSMPIGNGDIGANVWVEPNGDLLLYISKSDAWGDNGRLLKVGKIRVTCDPAIFKPGDTFNQRLDLQQGCITITSNRPEQQTKLSVWIDANNPNIQIEQNSSQPLKMTAKLELWRTEKKAYPLGQVSDLQEKRSQKNKLAKEVIIEPDTIVPGLTNQVAWYHHNLKSDGFEMSNRLQGLSEYLKEDPILHRTFGGLITSPDGKRVNDTTLVIPPKTNSQLSVTLLTQQPSTPKQWLGKIQGMAQDIQKLTLDQRKKDHLTWWSSFWSRSWIHLATADTSPKRLSPVNQHPVKLGADQAGHNRFDGKVGRVSLIPHALPEDQIRQLAAAKQHTQRAQAKALVSVTNPPLGGTLEGISNKELTGSFTLETWIQAGAGTGRIIDNITPGGSDGFLLDTYPGKSLRLINGNSILKQKDCLTPGTWHHIAVRFDEKNAEIALYLDGKQVDQATLEQTNDARLVSQSYALQRFIDACAGRGKHPIKFNGSLFTVPFKGDPDYRRWGPGFWWQNTRLPYLSMYASGDFDLLQPLFKMYAEDCFQLNKFRTQKYLGHGGAFFSECTYFWGATFTQTYGWQPFEERKDKLQESGWHKWEWVAGPELVFMMLDYFDHTQDDEFLKQKILPLAYEVVQFFDQHYETNKQGELVMHPSMACETWWDCTNPMPEVAGLHAITQRLLSLPTNTLNNEHRAFYRKFQSKLAPLPIRQIGEKSALAPATRFASKRNVENPELYAVFPFRLCSFEKGNAALGLNALQHRWDKGTSGWRQDNLFMTYLGLREESRDYLVKRCKNYDKSCRFPAFWGPNYDWTPDQDHGGVMMKAVQSMIMQPDPYSRKIFLNPALPADWNCTFKLHAPYNTIIEGSIHKGKMKHLKVTPESRRKDILFVDA; encoded by the coding sequence ATGACGAAAAAATTATTCTCTTTGCTCCCCTGCCTGCCCCTGATTCTCGGTGGCACCCTTAGCGCTGCTCCTGATCAAAACACGCCCAACTATGATGTCGTTTGGGATAGCCCAAGTGCGAACGCATCAGGCAGTATGCCCATTGGAAATGGTGACATCGGAGCCAACGTCTGGGTTGAACCCAACGGCGACCTCCTACTCTACATCAGTAAATCCGATGCCTGGGGAGACAACGGCCGACTCCTGAAAGTAGGCAAAATCAGAGTCACCTGCGATCCCGCCATCTTCAAACCTGGTGACACCTTCAACCAGAGGCTCGACCTGCAACAAGGGTGCATCACGATCACCTCCAACAGACCCGAGCAACAAACCAAGCTATCGGTATGGATCGATGCCAACAACCCGAACATTCAGATCGAACAAAATAGCTCACAGCCACTTAAAATGACCGCCAAGCTGGAGCTCTGGCGAACAGAGAAAAAAGCCTACCCTCTTGGCCAGGTCAGTGACCTTCAGGAAAAGCGATCTCAAAAAAACAAGCTGGCAAAAGAAGTGATCATCGAACCCGACACCATTGTCCCCGGCCTCACCAATCAGGTCGCCTGGTACCACCACAATCTCAAATCCGACGGCTTTGAGATGTCGAACCGCCTGCAAGGGCTGTCGGAATACCTTAAAGAGGACCCGATTCTGCACCGGACGTTTGGAGGGCTGATCACCAGCCCGGATGGCAAACGGGTAAACGACACAACGCTCGTCATACCACCCAAGACCAACAGCCAGCTCTCGGTCACGCTGCTCACCCAGCAACCATCGACCCCAAAGCAATGGCTCGGCAAGATCCAAGGTATGGCCCAAGACATCCAAAAACTAACGCTGGATCAACGAAAAAAAGATCACCTAACATGGTGGAGCTCATTCTGGTCGCGCAGCTGGATCCACCTCGCAACAGCAGACACCAGTCCCAAGCGACTAAGCCCCGTCAATCAACATCCAGTGAAACTCGGAGCGGATCAAGCCGGACACAACCGCTTCGATGGTAAAGTTGGCAGAGTCAGCCTCATCCCACATGCCCTGCCAGAAGATCAAATCCGCCAGCTAGCAGCCGCCAAACAGCACACCCAACGAGCCCAAGCCAAGGCACTCGTCTCGGTCACAAATCCCCCTCTTGGAGGAACCCTCGAAGGAATCAGCAACAAAGAGCTGACTGGCTCATTCACGCTCGAAACCTGGATTCAAGCCGGGGCGGGCACGGGCAGAATTATCGATAACATCACACCCGGCGGCAGCGATGGCTTTCTCTTGGATACCTATCCGGGAAAGAGCCTGCGCCTCATCAACGGCAATAGCATCTTAAAACAAAAAGACTGCCTCACCCCTGGAACATGGCACCACATTGCGGTTCGTTTCGACGAAAAGAATGCCGAAATCGCACTCTATCTGGATGGTAAGCAAGTTGACCAGGCAACACTCGAGCAAACAAATGACGCCCGCCTGGTATCCCAGAGCTATGCCCTGCAACGTTTTATCGACGCCTGTGCCGGTCGGGGCAAGCACCCGATCAAATTTAACGGATCGCTTTTCACCGTTCCGTTCAAGGGTGACCCTGATTATCGTCGGTGGGGCCCGGGATTTTGGTGGCAAAATACCCGCCTCCCGTATTTGAGTATGTATGCATCCGGGGACTTCGATCTACTCCAGCCCTTGTTCAAGATGTATGCCGAGGACTGTTTTCAACTCAACAAGTTCCGAACCCAAAAATACCTTGGACATGGAGGAGCCTTCTTTTCGGAATGCACCTACTTCTGGGGAGCTACGTTCACCCAGACTTATGGCTGGCAACCCTTCGAAGAACGAAAAGACAAACTACAAGAAAGCGGCTGGCACAAGTGGGAATGGGTGGCTGGCCCCGAACTTGTCTTTATGATGCTCGACTACTTCGACCACACCCAAGATGATGAGTTCCTCAAACAAAAGATCCTACCGCTTGCCTATGAGGTGGTTCAATTCTTTGACCAACATTACGAAACCAACAAGCAGGGAGAACTGGTCATGCACCCGTCGATGGCATGTGAAACCTGGTGGGACTGCACCAACCCGATGCCTGAGGTGGCGGGACTTCACGCCATCACCCAGCGTCTTCTTTCCCTGCCGACAAATACCCTCAACAACGAGCATCGTGCGTTTTACCGTAAATTCCAAAGTAAGCTAGCCCCGCTACCCATCCGTCAAATTGGTGAGAAATCGGCCTTGGCTCCGGCCACCCGCTTTGCCAGCAAACGCAATGTGGAAAACCCAGAACTCTACGCTGTTTTTCCATTCAGACTTTGCTCATTCGAAAAAGGCAACGCAGCCCTTGGATTGAATGCTCTGCAACACCGCTGGGACAAAGGGACCTCCGGATGGAGGCAAGACAACCTCTTTATGACCTATCTCGGCCTGCGGGAGGAATCGCGCGACTACCTCGTAAAGCGCTGCAAGAATTATGATAAGAGTTGTCGATTTCCCGCCTTCTGGGGACCTAACTACGATTGGACTCCGGATCAGGATCATGGTGGCGTGATGATGAAGGCCGTTCAATCCATGATCATGCAGCCGGACCCGTATTCGCGAAAAATCTTCCTCAATCCTGCCCTCCCCGCAGACTGGAACTGCACATTCAAGCTCCACGCCCCATACAACACCATCATCGAGGGATCGATTCATAAAGGAAAAATGAAACACCTCAAAGTCACCCCCGAATCACGACGCAAGGACATCCTTTTTGTTGATGCCTAA
- a CDS encoding CD225/dispanin family protein, with product MQWYYIKGGKKAGPIAAAEIKAMYKSGRLAGSDQVWKVGMDNWLPLDQVDELSVSPAPAMPSLSGTPLAPPEPVALEPYQRPRRPESDGLMPKSHVDSDIPTYLWQSIVVTLMCCLPLGIVAIVYASKVDSLKYAGDMMGARHASETAGKWCAIAFGVGVLGVVIYLVMMMGLLAGGL from the coding sequence ATGCAGTGGTATTACATAAAGGGAGGTAAAAAGGCAGGGCCGATCGCGGCAGCGGAAATCAAAGCCATGTATAAGTCCGGTCGCTTGGCTGGCAGTGATCAGGTCTGGAAGGTGGGGATGGATAACTGGCTTCCACTCGATCAGGTCGATGAGTTGAGCGTTTCTCCAGCCCCTGCAATGCCGTCCCTTTCCGGCACACCCTTGGCGCCTCCCGAACCCGTGGCACTGGAACCTTATCAACGTCCCCGAAGACCAGAGAGCGACGGGCTGATGCCCAAAAGCCATGTGGATTCAGATATTCCCACTTACCTATGGCAGTCGATCGTCGTGACCTTGATGTGCTGCCTTCCTCTGGGAATTGTCGCCATTGTTTATGCTTCCAAGGTGGACAGCCTGAAGTACGCGGGGGATATGATGGGCGCCCGCCACGCCTCCGAAACCGCAGGCAAATGGTGTGCCATTGCCTTTGGTGTTGGCGTGTTGGGGGTTGTGATTTATCTGGTGATGATGATGGGGCTCCTTGCCGGCGGCCTATGA
- a CDS encoding c-type cytochrome domain-containing protein: protein MMKLEESKRRFFGWKKMKHWIVSCTVLSVLLLLMLVFKESWQEPAQILVFAGMFHPVFLHLPIGMLVIVVLMEVIARMRGRKSHATMPLAMSALTSVIAVVFGYILMRSNTYPEDSIDAHLWSGVIFTVILIWTLFFKLRYNETGRGQRTYWVLLFLSTALMFATGHYGGVITHGDPLDAAPWNQKNDRKQKRGQGVQMQAGAGLGQQLVYEDIVIPILENKCYNCHGPKKSKGRLRMDSYEAMLEGGDEGPCLVPGDPKKSLMIELIHLPEDDEFRMPPEDKPQLTDAETKVITWWVEMGAPQQTKLESLELPDPVRSALQQLFGAKADKPSGKPAATKPDADAPDPAQIKQKYAETVAKLQQKFPGSLTWLSRGDAHLSLNVASVRERFNDEDLALFRDLAPLLSRVDLTAASISDDSAPILASMISLTSLRLSETKVSDQTVAALTGLKQLESLSLYGTEVSDQGVMQLAAMTQLKHLYLWQSKVTHDGIQALQAKLPDCEISIGSQSPQP from the coding sequence ATGATGAAATTGGAAGAGAGTAAAAGGCGGTTTTTCGGCTGGAAAAAAATGAAGCATTGGATTGTCAGCTGCACGGTTTTGAGTGTGCTGCTCTTACTGATGTTGGTGTTCAAGGAGTCGTGGCAGGAGCCCGCTCAGATCTTGGTGTTTGCCGGCATGTTCCATCCGGTTTTTTTGCACTTGCCGATCGGGATGTTGGTGATTGTGGTGTTGATGGAGGTGATTGCCCGGATGCGCGGTCGGAAGTCCCATGCCACGATGCCGCTGGCGATGTCCGCGCTCACCTCGGTGATCGCTGTGGTGTTTGGCTACATCCTGATGCGTTCCAACACCTACCCGGAGGATTCCATCGATGCGCACTTGTGGAGTGGGGTGATTTTCACGGTGATCCTGATTTGGACCTTGTTTTTCAAGTTGCGCTACAATGAAACCGGCAGGGGGCAGCGAACATACTGGGTGCTTTTATTTCTCAGTACCGCTTTGATGTTTGCGACCGGGCATTACGGCGGGGTGATTACCCACGGCGATCCTCTGGATGCAGCCCCATGGAATCAGAAAAACGACCGCAAGCAAAAGCGGGGGCAAGGGGTGCAGATGCAGGCGGGGGCAGGTTTGGGCCAACAGTTGGTGTATGAAGATATCGTCATCCCGATTCTGGAGAATAAATGTTACAACTGCCACGGGCCGAAAAAAAGCAAAGGGCGGCTACGCATGGACAGCTATGAAGCGATGCTTGAAGGAGGGGATGAGGGACCGTGTCTGGTGCCCGGCGATCCTAAGAAAAGCTTGATGATTGAGCTGATCCATCTTCCGGAAGATGATGAGTTCCGCATGCCACCCGAGGATAAACCTCAATTGACCGATGCCGAAACCAAGGTGATCACCTGGTGGGTCGAAATGGGAGCTCCCCAGCAGACGAAATTAGAATCCTTGGAATTGCCCGACCCCGTTCGCTCGGCTTTACAGCAGTTGTTTGGAGCGAAGGCAGATAAGCCGTCTGGCAAACCAGCAGCAACAAAGCCGGATGCCGACGCTCCCGACCCCGCACAAATCAAACAAAAGTACGCCGAGACGGTAGCCAAGCTTCAGCAGAAGTTCCCTGGGAGCCTGACCTGGCTATCCCGGGGGGATGCCCACTTGTCATTGAACGTTGCCAGTGTCCGCGAGCGTTTCAACGATGAGGATTTGGCCTTGTTTCGAGACCTTGCTCCGCTCCTGTCCCGGGTGGATTTGACGGCGGCCTCGATCAGTGACGATTCAGCCCCTATCCTGGCATCGATGATTTCGCTGACATCCTTGCGACTGTCGGAAACCAAGGTGAGTGACCAGACGGTAGCGGCGCTGACCGGCTTGAAGCAGTTGGAGTCCTTGAGCCTTTATGGCACGGAGGTCAGTGACCAAGGTGTGATGCAGCTCGCTGCGATGACACAGCTGAAACATCTTTATCTTTGGCAAAGCAAGGTGACCCATGATGGGATACAGGCCTTGCAGGCGAAGCTTCCCGATTGCGAAATCTCCATCGGAAGTCAAAGCCCCCAACCTTAG
- a CDS encoding dipeptidase — MTPQLEDLFAFLRFPSISTDSQHRGDVRACAHWLIEKLRSMGLDTELHETPGHPIVTARNTHQADKKTLMIYGHYDVQPVDPVELWDTDPFEPVIKEGRIWGRGSTDNKGQMLAHVLGVEETLQDHGELPVNLILLFEGEEEIGSPNLVPFLEKHKEALACDVIAVSDTGMVAKGVPTMGYGLRGITCCEVTVHGPSGDLHSGVYGGAVANPATAVARLVASLHDADGRIAIDGFYDDVRPLEQWERDMWAKVPGVSDEDTLAITGSPETFGEPGYSSSERLWARPTAEVNGIGGGYQGEGSKTVIPAKAMAKFSFRLVPDQEPADIMRKVKAHLLKHCPKGVTVDVEIGHDGKPFFADPHSENGKAGQAALKEAFGVDPVLIREGGSIPIIQDMKEILGVESLMLGLALPDCQIHAPNENYWIENFEAGIRLNKALMRELASS, encoded by the coding sequence ATGACTCCGCAGCTCGAAGACCTTTTTGCCTTTCTCCGATTTCCCAGCATCTCGACCGACTCCCAACATCGTGGCGACGTCCGCGCCTGCGCCCATTGGTTGATCGAAAAACTCCGCAGCATGGGGCTGGATACCGAACTGCATGAAACGCCCGGGCACCCGATCGTCACCGCTCGCAACACCCACCAAGCGGATAAAAAAACACTGATGATCTACGGCCACTACGACGTCCAACCCGTGGACCCGGTCGAACTCTGGGACACCGATCCCTTTGAACCCGTCATCAAAGAGGGCCGGATCTGGGGCCGCGGCTCCACCGACAACAAAGGCCAAATGCTCGCGCACGTGCTCGGTGTTGAAGAAACCCTTCAGGATCATGGAGAACTCCCGGTCAACCTCATCCTGCTTTTCGAAGGAGAAGAAGAAATCGGCAGCCCGAACCTCGTCCCCTTCCTCGAAAAACATAAAGAAGCACTCGCCTGCGACGTCATCGCGGTATCAGATACCGGCATGGTCGCCAAGGGCGTGCCCACCATGGGGTATGGCCTGAGGGGTATCACCTGCTGCGAAGTCACCGTCCATGGCCCCAGCGGAGACTTGCACTCCGGTGTCTATGGCGGCGCCGTTGCCAACCCCGCAACCGCAGTCGCCCGATTGGTCGCCTCACTACACGATGCCGATGGCCGGATTGCCATCGACGGTTTTTACGATGACGTCCGCCCACTCGAGCAATGGGAGCGGGACATGTGGGCAAAAGTCCCGGGAGTCAGTGATGAGGACACCCTGGCCATCACGGGTTCGCCGGAAACCTTTGGAGAACCCGGGTATAGCTCGTCGGAACGACTCTGGGCCCGCCCGACAGCTGAAGTCAACGGCATCGGCGGCGGCTACCAAGGCGAAGGATCGAAAACCGTGATCCCTGCCAAAGCCATGGCCAAGTTCTCCTTCCGTCTGGTGCCCGACCAGGAACCGGCGGACATCATGCGCAAGGTCAAAGCGCACCTGCTCAAGCACTGTCCGAAGGGGGTCACCGTCGATGTGGAAATCGGTCACGATGGCAAACCCTTTTTCGCCGACCCGCATTCAGAGAATGGCAAAGCCGGCCAGGCCGCGCTTAAGGAGGCCTTTGGTGTTGACCCCGTGCTCATCCGCGAGGGTGGGTCCATACCGATCATTCAGGACATGAAAGAGATTCTCGGCGTGGAGTCCCTGATGCTGGGCTTGGCATTACCCGACTGCCAGATCCACGCCCCCAACGAAAACTACTGGATCGAGAACTTTGAAGCCGGGATCCGCCTGAACAAAGCCCTGATGCGGGAGCTGGCATCCTCATAG
- a CDS encoding 6-bladed beta-propeller, which yields MKPLQPLAAFLLFVPSSLIAHEGKHDAPAKPALDTPVLTGNGEHRFMTAPRWAKMPDGRSIGPTHGGVAVGPQGNIYVSTDAKHALCVFRPDGSHLKNIAPDCVGLHSLVMHEQGGKHFLYGAHLKGKRVVKLDLDGKLIMSLPAPGSDDVPGGFKGVTAVAVAPDDSIYVAVGYGSNLIHKFSPEGKLIKSIGGKGGGEGKFKTCHGLAVDLRFGAPRLLVADRENRRLVHLDLEGNWLGVYASHLRRPCAIDFHGEYCAVAELEGRVTILSKQGAPLAFLGDNPNRKQWAKFPVPVANWQEGVFTAPHGLAYDAEGRLYVQDWNATGRVTKLVPVER from the coding sequence ATGAAACCTCTACAACCCCTCGCAGCTTTTCTCCTATTTGTACCTAGTAGCCTGATTGCCCATGAAGGCAAGCATGACGCTCCGGCAAAGCCAGCTCTGGACACCCCGGTGTTGACCGGTAACGGTGAACATCGCTTTATGACCGCCCCCCGTTGGGCAAAGATGCCGGACGGTCGTTCCATTGGACCGACGCACGGAGGCGTGGCTGTCGGACCTCAAGGGAACATCTACGTTAGCACGGATGCGAAACATGCCCTCTGTGTGTTTCGCCCTGACGGATCCCATTTGAAAAATATCGCGCCAGATTGTGTTGGCCTGCATTCCTTGGTGATGCATGAACAGGGAGGGAAACATTTTCTCTATGGCGCGCACCTGAAAGGCAAGAGGGTGGTGAAGCTGGATCTCGATGGGAAGCTCATCATGAGTCTGCCAGCGCCGGGAAGTGATGATGTTCCAGGCGGTTTCAAGGGCGTGACCGCCGTTGCTGTTGCTCCGGACGATTCGATCTATGTCGCCGTCGGATACGGGTCGAATTTGATTCATAAGTTTTCGCCAGAAGGAAAACTGATCAAAAGCATCGGGGGCAAAGGAGGTGGAGAAGGAAAGTTTAAAACCTGCCACGGACTGGCTGTGGATTTGCGATTTGGAGCCCCTCGCTTGTTAGTGGCGGATCGGGAGAACCGGCGTTTGGTTCACCTGGACCTCGAGGGCAATTGGCTGGGGGTGTATGCTTCCCATTTGCGCCGTCCCTGTGCCATCGATTTCCACGGTGAGTATTGTGCCGTGGCAGAGCTGGAGGGGCGGGTCACCATTCTTTCGAAACAGGGAGCTCCCTTGGCTTTTCTCGGTGATAACCCAAACCGGAAGCAGTGGGCAAAATTTCCAGTCCCGGTAGCGAACTGGCAGGAGGGGGTGTTTACCGCGCCTCATGGCTTGGCCTATGACGCCGAAGGTCGTCTCTACGTGCAGGATTGGAATGCCACCGGCCGGGTCACCAAACTGGTGCCGGTTGAACGATAG
- the yaaA gene encoding peroxide stress protein YaaA has protein sequence MIYLLSPAKTLDYDSDVPSLRGTMPRFLDHSEQLVEVMRTMSAEDLQSLMGISPKLAEVNVERFASWKPDYSKAESRQAILAFKGGVYQGLAVEAWAKEDFAEAQKSLRILSGLYGVLRPLDLMLPYRLEMGKKVATERGANLYRFWGDLLTQSLNKELKGPDDAIVNLASNEYFSALQPKDLKAPVLTPVFKDWKNGKLKVISFYAKKARGQMAAWAICKKLTTPDELKAFTGGGYAYDASLSDASSFVFTRGEA, from the coding sequence ATGATTTACCTGCTTTCTCCGGCCAAGACACTGGATTACGATTCCGATGTTCCCTCGCTGCGTGGAACGATGCCCCGATTTCTTGACCATTCCGAGCAATTGGTCGAGGTGATGCGCACGATGTCAGCGGAGGATTTGCAGTCCTTAATGGGGATCTCGCCCAAGCTGGCCGAGGTGAATGTGGAGCGCTTTGCCTCGTGGAAGCCGGATTACTCAAAGGCCGAATCCAGACAGGCTATTTTGGCTTTTAAAGGGGGCGTCTATCAGGGGCTTGCTGTGGAAGCGTGGGCAAAGGAAGACTTTGCCGAAGCCCAGAAGTCGTTACGGATTTTATCAGGATTATACGGAGTGCTTCGACCTCTGGATTTGATGTTGCCATATCGTTTGGAAATGGGAAAAAAGGTGGCGACCGAGAGGGGGGCGAACCTGTATCGATTTTGGGGCGATTTGTTGACCCAGAGTTTGAACAAGGAGCTCAAAGGGCCTGACGATGCGATTGTAAATCTGGCATCCAACGAGTATTTTTCTGCTCTGCAGCCGAAGGACTTAAAGGCTCCGGTGCTGACTCCGGTGTTCAAGGATTGGAAAAACGGCAAGCTGAAGGTGATTTCTTTTTATGCCAAAAAGGCACGAGGTCAGATGGCAGCCTGGGCGATTTGCAAGAAGCTGACAACTCCTGACGAGTTGAAGGCCTTTACCGGAGGGGGCTATGCCTACGATGCTTCCCTGAGTGATGCGTCCTCGTTTGTCTTCACCCGGGGCGAAGCGTAA
- a CDS encoding helix-turn-helix transcriptional regulator, with amino-acid sequence MKLEISHLSIDTYAFDKVEVGKWWDFKNHISPFARIFLVDAGKQEVSFHGKTYHHQRDSLALIPPYTPVDYYCADVCSQYYFIFTCRLENGKDLFTDCRFPYLLSADALSHELCQHLHRQLPGFGLSNVDADSEDFNHMIFRSQLAGLSLQQKLVLQGTVGLLLSRFAADAQRSEQLIRFSKSFQFIETHLGEDLSLAVLADLEGVSKTYFSDQFYEHSGVRPSEYIAHKREVRARELLATTLLNMSEIGHAIGIPDQAYFCRFFKKRTGIAPKKYRLANLIDEGAKARGFPIR; translated from the coding sequence ATGAAATTGGAAATAAGTCACTTAAGCATAGATACCTATGCCTTTGATAAGGTCGAGGTTGGGAAATGGTGGGATTTTAAAAATCACATCAGCCCATTTGCCCGCATTTTTCTGGTGGATGCAGGAAAGCAGGAGGTTTCTTTTCATGGGAAAACCTATCACCATCAGCGGGATAGTTTGGCTTTGATTCCTCCATACACTCCGGTGGACTACTATTGTGCTGATGTTTGCAGTCAGTATTACTTCATTTTTACATGTCGGCTTGAGAATGGAAAAGACCTCTTCACCGACTGCCGGTTTCCGTATCTACTATCGGCTGACGCTTTGAGTCACGAGTTATGCCAGCATCTACATCGTCAATTGCCGGGGTTCGGGCTGAGCAATGTCGATGCGGATTCCGAAGATTTTAATCACATGATTTTCCGTTCGCAATTGGCGGGGCTGAGTTTACAACAAAAGCTGGTGCTACAGGGGACGGTGGGATTGCTGCTGTCGCGTTTTGCCGCTGATGCCCAGAGGAGTGAGCAGTTGATTCGGTTTTCGAAGTCGTTTCAGTTTATCGAAACCCACCTTGGTGAGGATTTGAGTCTGGCGGTGCTTGCAGATCTGGAGGGGGTGAGTAAGACGTATTTTTCAGATCAGTTTTATGAGCATTCGGGTGTCCGACCATCTGAGTATATCGCTCATAAAAGAGAAGTCAGAGCCCGCGAACTATTAGCCACCACTTTATTGAATATGAGTGAAATCGGTCATGCTATAGGCATTCCCGACCAGGCGTATTTCTGCCGATTCTTTAAAAAACGAACCGGCATCGCACCTAAAAAGTACCGTTTGGCGAACCTGATTGATGAGGGGGCCAAGGCCAGAGGTTTTCCTATCCGTTAG
- a CDS encoding DUF1501 domain-containing protein — MPSSTPTRHSPNNLHPTTLSVNLFQQLHHDGLQLKTRRHFLKNCTTGLGGMWLSSVMGKAWGISEDHGIVRDPTTPLAPTVPHFAPKAKRVIYLHMAGAPSQLELFDYKPELQKLDGKECPKEFLEGKKFAFIQGVPKMLGAQFPFHRAGESGQWISDRMPHLEKVIDELCIIKSMHTDQFNHAPAQLLMHTGSQNLGAPSIGSWVTYGLGTDNQNLPGYMVLVSGGKTPSAGKSVWGSGYLPSVYQGVQCRSEGDPVLYLSNPKGIDSSLRRRALDAITEINQTAYEESGDPETLTRIAQYEMAYRMQMKASDAFDIKSEPEHIKELYGAKPGKESFANNCLLARRLAERGVRYIQLFDWGWDSHGAAASEAINSGFKRQCLNVDKAIAGLIQDLKQRGMLEDTLVVWGGEFGRTPMRENRGGQEMKFVGRDHNPGAFTVWMAGGGIKPGMSYGETDPIGYEATVDKVSVHDLHATMLHQLGFDHTHFTYPSQGVEQRLSNITKKSKVVHGILS, encoded by the coding sequence ATCCTCAACACCGACGAGGCACTCACCAAATAACCTCCACCCGACAACTTTATCCGTGAACCTTTTCCAACAGCTTCATCACGACGGCCTTCAACTCAAGACGCGTCGACATTTTCTCAAAAACTGCACCACGGGCCTCGGAGGCATGTGGCTGTCTTCCGTCATGGGAAAGGCATGGGGGATTTCTGAAGACCACGGGATTGTCCGTGACCCCACCACCCCGCTGGCGCCCACCGTGCCCCATTTTGCGCCTAAAGCCAAACGTGTTATTTACCTCCACATGGCGGGAGCCCCGAGCCAACTGGAACTCTTCGACTACAAACCGGAACTGCAAAAACTCGATGGCAAAGAGTGCCCGAAAGAATTTCTTGAAGGGAAAAAATTCGCCTTCATCCAGGGCGTGCCCAAAATGCTCGGTGCGCAGTTTCCATTCCACCGTGCCGGTGAATCCGGCCAGTGGATCTCCGACCGCATGCCTCACTTGGAAAAAGTCATCGATGAGCTCTGCATCATCAAATCCATGCATACGGATCAGTTCAACCACGCCCCCGCCCAGTTACTGATGCATACCGGCAGCCAGAACCTTGGAGCCCCGTCCATCGGATCCTGGGTGACCTACGGCCTGGGGACAGACAACCAGAACCTGCCAGGATACATGGTCCTCGTTTCAGGAGGAAAAACTCCCTCGGCCGGCAAGTCCGTCTGGGGAAGCGGCTACCTGCCCTCGGTCTATCAGGGGGTCCAATGCCGGTCCGAAGGTGATCCGGTGCTCTACCTCTCCAACCCAAAAGGCATCGATTCCTCCCTGCGCCGGCGCGCCCTGGACGCCATCACCGAAATCAACCAGACCGCCTACGAAGAATCAGGAGACCCCGAAACCCTGACCCGCATCGCCCAGTATGAAATGGCATACCGAATGCAAATGAAGGCCTCAGATGCCTTCGATATCAAATCCGAACCCGAACACATCAAAGAACTTTACGGAGCAAAACCAGGAAAAGAAAGCTTCGCCAATAATTGCCTGTTAGCCCGCCGCCTCGCCGAACGTGGCGTGCGCTACATCCAACTCTTCGACTGGGGCTGGGACTCCCACGGGGCCGCCGCCAGTGAAGCCATCAATTCCGGATTCAAACGACAATGCCTGAATGTCGACAAAGCCATTGCCGGCTTGATCCAAGACCTCAAACAGCGAGGAATGTTAGAAGACACCCTCGTCGTCTGGGGTGGCGAGTTCGGTCGCACTCCGATGCGGGAAAACCGTGGCGGCCAGGAAATGAAATTTGTCGGTCGCGACCACAACCCGGGAGCCTTCACCGTCTGGATGGCCGGAGGGGGAATCAAACCCGGCATGTCCTACGGCGAAACCGATCCTATCGGATACGAGGCCACCGTCGACAAGGTGTCCGTTCACGACCTGCACGCCACCATGCTGCACCAGCTCGGATTCGACCACACCCATTTCACCTACCCCTCCCAGGGTGTAGAGCAACGACTGAGTAACATCACCAAAAAATCAAAAGTCGTTCACGGCATCCTATCCTAA